A stretch of Arachis hypogaea cultivar Tifrunner chromosome 15, arahy.Tifrunner.gnm2.J5K5, whole genome shotgun sequence DNA encodes these proteins:
- the LOC112748070 gene encoding polyadenylation and cleavage factor homolog 4-like, which translates to MDNVGGDKLDSTETVGNTREGGLNEWQQKRFSSDGWNIFQTSKTYNLNDEQQRQSPRALIEAYGCDKGREILSTKLLLVEQPGRNGLGSKFPLASWQDTEEEEFDWKDMNPGLVDCNTNSSSMQSSVRFSRKRKLSNDLSNSSQYPFNMGAALFAVNAHATCPSDLNPAFSLQKRPRSLFEPINVNNNTNVGHGPNRTLFIHDQLPNQPGPISSNLQNHGQAPQLQFLPPQVPSSTQISHGALISTPISNPLPDMQGQSLHLHGGTLPLLHPSLPTAPSQMMSHPHADASVTSQPPPAYLNLISSLVNHGVISDSIGTEFDPDILKVRHEGVISALYGDLPRQCTSCGLRFKRQDEHSRHMDWHVTRNRMSKSRKQKGSQKWFASGSMWLSGAEASGKESIPGSLAPEDTEEMKDEEELGVPAEEDQSRCALCGEGFDEFYSDEMDEWMYRGATYLKAPMGITLATMDRHQLGPIVHSKCRSDSDSTMPSTNIFSASTK; encoded by the exons ATGGATAAT GTTGGTGGTGATAAGTTGGATTCAACGGAAACTGTAGGTAATACAAGAGAAGGAGGGTTGAATGAATGGCAGCAAAAGAGATTTTCTAGTGATGGTTGGAACATATTTCAAACTTCCAAGACTTATAATCTCAATGATGAACAACAACGTCAAAGTCCAAGAGCTCTTATTGAGGCATATGGTTGTGACAAAGGCCGTGAAATTCTTAGTACTAAGCTTTTGTTGGTGGAGCAGCCTGGCAGAAATGGTTTAGGGAGCAAGTTTCCATTGGCATCATGGCAGGACACTGAAGAAGAGGAGTTTGATTGGAAAGATATGAATCCAGGATTAGTAGACTGTAATACAAACAGTAGTTCTATGCAATCAAGTGTTAGATTCTCCAGGAAAAGGAAGTTATCTAATGATCTATCTAATTCTTCACAGTACCCCTTTAATATGGGGGCTGCTCTCTTTGCTGTCAATGCTCATGCTACTTGCCCTTCCGACTTGAATCCAGCATTTTCATTGCAAAAACGTCCTAGGAGTCTGTTTGAACCAATAAACGTTAATAATAACACCAATGTGGGTCATGGTCCAAATAGAACTTTGTTTATACATGACCAGTTGCCTAATCAACCTGGACCAATTTCCTCTAACCTGCAAAATCATGGACAAGCACCTCAACTACAGTTTCTTCCACCTCAAGTTCCATCTTCAACACAAATTAGTCATGGTGCCTTAATAAGTACGCCCATCTCAAATCCATTACCTGATATGCAGGGCCAAAGTTTACATTTACATGGGGGAACCTTGCCACTTTTACATCCAAGCCTCCCAACTGCTCCATCACAAATGATGTCTCATCCCCATGCCGATGCTTCGGTGACAAGTCAACCACCACCTGCATATCTTAATTTGATTAGTTCACTAGTGAACCATGGTGTGATCTCG GATTCCATTGGGACAGAGTTCGATCCAGATATCTTGAAGGTTCGTCATGAAGGTGTAATCAGTGCCTTATACGGTGATCTTCCTAGACAATGCACGAGCTGCGGTCTCCGATTCAAAAGGCAAGATGAGCACAGTAGACATATGGATTGGCACGTGACTAGGAACCGAATGTCGAAAAGCCGGAAGCAGAAGGGGTCTCAAAAGTGGTTTGCAAGTGGGAGCATGTGGCTAAGTGGTGCAGAGGCTTCGGGAAAAGAATCGATTCCAGGGTCGTTGGCTCCCGAGGATAcagaggaaatgaaagatgaGGAAGAGTTAGGCGTTCCTGCTGAAGAGGATCAAAGTCGATGTGCACTGTGTGGAGAGGGCTTCGATGAGTTCTACAGCGACGAAATGGATGAGTGGATGTATAGAGGAGCCACATACCTTAAGGCACCCATGGGAATAACATTGGCCACCATGGACAGACATCAACTAGGGCCCATTGTTCATTCCAAATGCAGATCTGACTCTGACTCTACTATGCCCTCAACCAACAT ctTCTCAGCATCAACGAAATAA